The DNA segment tttttatgaaaaattacaatctgaattaacagatcatatctgtttattctctacgcaaacttctgattgatttttagtgcagtcaatcagagggttttgttttctattcgtggacctgattgaagaaacgttcgttcatcagttccggggatatacaacaagagcagattaaattctgttggtgtccataatatcgcttcgagattttaaggtaaaatatttaattgtgattatttattttacttacacaatttaatcgtaaaagttttgatacccagatatggaatcgttccatattaataaaataaattttttaaacttccgctgtaccgggtatcaattctaattgatctgaacgccgttTTCCAACATCATGTACTAATATCAATATGTTTCATTAAATACCTCTTGAAAAGCGagcaaatatttttttgaatttgttaaaaTGTAAAGTTTGTATATAATTtgtttttacaattttttttttatttataagaaAAAAGATCTATATAATAGAGATGGGGGATCATTAACCAAATGACAAGTTGTAACAACTCTAagatagtgtttgagagagcttatAGGAAGTACTTATCAACTTTTTcgtaacaaaatttcacaaagttttaaaattttgtgaagaaaaagctgagaagtgtttTCTAAAAGTTCTCCCAAACAATACCTAAGCGTTCTTAAATATTATCAACTATACGAAAAAAAAACTCATTTAAACCTTTATAAGAATAAATGCATAAAATTAAACAACACTGATTTTGATAGTAGTTTCGAAGTTTAATTTTCTGCTGTACTTTTTCTTCAATTGCGAAAAGTTTCACAAAGCGTCACTTTACGGTATtggaaaaaaacatatatacgTTAGTTTAAAGTCACCAAATAGAATTCGCAAAATTAATTCGATGGGAATAACGACCACCTCAGTTTGTAAGCAATATGTGATCTTCAATTTATATTAACACAACTTCTCTTTTAATGTGTTCTTTTTCCCTTCGAATGGTTGAGAAAGTGTTACAACCTTGAGATAGCTTACACTTTCGCGTGTATATTCATTcttttgggattttttttttaaataattgattattcaatGTTATAAAATTTGTAGTATCCAATGCAAACGGTATTGTACGTAATTCTTCAATAAAACTTTCTGACAGATTTCCAATTATGATTATTATGACTGCCTTTGACTTCGTATAATTCTAGAAATTGTTTCCAGAATTATCTTCTTTGTTTTTCTCGTTCCGCTGAACCTGTAGGCGGATATATTCAGATGATTGCATTTATAGCCCCGAAACAGTGTCTATACTTCAGGTGGTGCCGAGTCGATGGTCTATTAAATGGTGTCATGTGACGCGGATGCCGACTAGGCTGTCATGCCTCATCCGTAGTTGCATCACATCTTCGTGCCACTCTAAGCCATCCTGGTTCTGGTTCTATCTTCATACCGACTAGGCTGTCATGCCTCATCCGTAGTTACATCACATCTTCGTGCCGCTCTAAGCCATCCTGGTTCTGGTTCTATCTTCATACAGAGAAATCAAATGATGACTTGATTTTTATGCGTCGTCTTTGGGTGTGACACATCAGAAACCGAGTATCACGTCCCATCGCCCTTGACATGAGCAAGCCGCACATGAATTCATGTGGGACCCATGTGATCCGATTGAAACTCCTGCTGCAGCATAAAATATCCAACAAGATCCTCACATAGATGTTGCCTGGACTATTATTTCACTTCATATCTAGGTAGCTACTGTCATGACACACAGCTACTCCATTCGAATGAAGTTGGATTTCCATATAAGAGCAAGGTTCATCGATTACTCAGGATGACGCTAACTTACAATACATGCATGGCTCGGGCATTATCAGAGTCATAAATACATGCATGGCTCAGGCATTATCACCGGCATACATAGGGATGTCATTCCATCAACTCCTTTGTGTTTGTCTTTTAGGTTTATGTTGTAACGTAGTCAGTCCTCCCTTGAATAAAACAAACTTTCAGACAATTTCCCACAGATTTTATAATGACCCTATATTATCAAACTCAATAATTGTCTCATTCATCAATAATCCATACTTTCACGTGCGAACACATGTGCTTTTGttgcaaaataataaatttattaatcaCTCAAACAGGCCAAAAacaactgataatggttcaccATATTTTCCCAAAATACATACTGCCTCACCAATTAATGAAATGAGGCAAAGGAAAAAATATACTAAGACATACAAGTATATATTTCACTTAAACAACCTAATAACGTAATTTTCAAAGCCTGATACTTCTTTTTACAGAAACAAGTACACTTGGTACTTTCTTAGGTTCAGTTGATATAGAGGGATATACTAGAGTCACTTACCTGCAGGAGAACACATGCTCAAAGTTGTTCATCCCGGAAACTGAATCTTCAGCTTTCGGTGCATTAAGATCATGTATTATCTTAAATAAGTTACTGTTACGAGAATGAGGGTCCAACCATCCCTCTGGGATTCAAGCTACTCTACATCCAGATAGATTAGACTTGCAACTCCGAGTTACAGTTTCCTGGCTGCCGAATCGCCAGAAAGATATTGCTCTCTTCTCCCACAAAGACAGTGGAGCCTATAGTTCGTCACTAAAATTTGCTCGAGCAAAATCTTCTCATAAAACTACATTGCACCATAGTCCAAGTTCTCCCAGGCAAATGGGGCAACAGAACTGAGATACGGAAGAACTCTCAGGAACACACAGACGCAAACGCATACGGCAGCTACAACAAGCAATGAATGGATAAAGGGAGGCTGAAGCAACCCTTGTGACTTTGGAAACCTTTTACCGTATCGAGCAACAAGTGCACATCTAGAACAAGATCTTTCACCCTCATCGAGGTTCGAGCCAATCGTCTTGTCCTTGTTTACCTCCAAATGGAATGGAACAATTTCGTTATCAATTGATACTGACACTTGACCCAGTTTCCTTTTTGCATATTTCTGTGCAACAAGGGAATTATAAGAGTTATTATTCCTCATTAAGGCATATGCATAAGGAGAAAGTCCATTTGAGTCAAGAAGCGAATTCCAGCAGTCCAATCCAATCTGCACAAAAAAACCATGGACAAAAAGGTCAGTACATTTCATCAAAATGCTAAAAGAAGTGACTGGATCAATGAAAGGAGGAGGAGAAACAATAAAATGGTGAAAAATCAGAAGGCATTTTTTATAACCACGTGAATTGTATATAAGTTGAATAAAAAAACTGAAATACCTCCTTCGGATCACTTGTCAGAGCATCAACAATGTCATCAGCTGATGATGTGCAAGCAGCCAAATGTAAAGGCGTGACACCACCAGGTCCAGCCATATTGGGTACAAAAATAAACATTTCGGAACTATTGGTGGAATCAAAAACAGAGTAATTAATTAGAAGATCAACCATGCGGCGGCACCTCCTTTTGACAGCCTTGTTCAAGAGGTGAGATTCTGCTAGCATCTCCAGGGATTCCCTCACTAAATTCTCTCTAACCAGGTTAAATTCTACCAGAATCCCCAGGAGGGTTTCAACCAAAGCACAAAAATCGCACTCAACAGAGAATATAAGAAGGAATTGCATCCGAGAAAGCTTATACTCTGGGCTCATCAGCAAAGTAGAGTTGTGCTTTCTTTGGAAGAGCCAACCAAGTTCATTCAAGAAATGCAGGGCTTCTTCCCTGGACAGGGGCCTATCTCTATTTCGAATGTGATTGACATCATgcacttcagcacttccaacaATGTCCGGTTCAAGAAGTCTCAATTCTTGGCAAATGTTGTCATCTGCTATAATCACAGGAAAACTAGTACCTCTGATATTATTCTCAAcctgtaataaaaaaaacaatcatGATACGACACTCAGacaattatttcaaaattgatAATATTCTCTTTTGTACCTCAATGAAACAGCGGCTAAGTGTATTCGGTGTTGCTAGATTAACTTTTAAGCTACCCAGAATAAGTTGATCAGTTGCTGAGTCTTGATGTGATAATGCTGGAACCAAACTTGCATTGAATCCAGCTGGATGTGAGCAGTATATCCTACACCATAATTAGAAAAGTTTTTTATGAAAAGATACCAAaggcatgaaataaatcatccaacttaacaaaatcacatactttgtGCCTGGAGCGGTCAACCTTTTTCCTCTCAATAAGAGAGAGGTCTCTTGTCCTCCAACAACTGCCACAGGTGAGACCCAGATTAATTCTGGTGTACTCCAGCCTCTCCAAGATTTGCAGAGACGTATATTTCCTGAATTTTATTTGCATAAAAGAAACATGAGTACTTGAAACATGTAGCTAGGCACGTGATTGCGAACTAAACTcccgaaaaaaaaaacctaaactAAACAAAATGACAATGAAAAGAGAACAAGTCCTTCATTAACTGGCTCACAATAcccaaaaaaaaacatttaccATCTTTATGAGATGCCATCTGTCTCTCTGTATGAATCAAAAATCTCCCATTTCCCCAAAAGTCAACATCAACACCTCTGACCAGAGATTTCACATACTGAAGAAGGTCTTTTTCAAACTGCAAACAGGCCAGGGTCAATAAAGCTGGCGAATCGAAGGAAAATATCGAAAAATGAGTTTTCATGGAAACACGCTCACTTGTTCCCAAGCAAAAGATGGCATGGATAAATAGATTGAGAGAACAATGCAACCAGGCCTGATGTAGCTTTCCATTTCTGATGGGGTGGTGGATAGCCAATTGAAGATCTGAAGATAGAAGCAATGCAGACCATGATAGCCAAATATGAATTAGGGAATAATCAATCTTAAGTGTTAAAGTCTAACCTGAGCTCGTAATGACCCAGGCAAATGACTCGGATCCTTGTCAAACAATTTGAAAACTATTCGACCAGTTCGATCCtggttaaaaaaatacaaacaagTCATGTTCTCTCTGATCTTACCGTAAAACTAAGAACAAGCATGAATACatgaaaacaacaacaatatgaCTAAGGTTGTTGGTAAAAGGAGACAGAACATATATCCAGAAATACCTGAACATTTtgttaaaaagaaaaagagcaGAAATACCTGGACATCAGATAACAATCTGGATGGCGAATGATCAGATCCAGAAGAAGATGAATACCCTGCATTGTACGGAGAacttggaattgaaccattttCATTAGTCCTGACTGAGCGTCCAAACAGCTGAAGTGATGTATTGCAATCATTGCTCATGGATGCTTTCATATTTCCTCTAATACTTGGCAAACTGTCATGCTTCattgcttcttttaaagtatgCACTGGAAACAAATCATGTACAATAGGTGGTGATGACATCGGTGACCTTCCTTCTGAAGGATTACTACTGGCAGAAGAAAAGCAGTTTTTCCCACCAGATTGTAGTTTCCTTCCACTATCATCTTCTGGTGAGGAGCTAAATAGCTGTAACGGCAAACTAGGAGTCTCTTCAACATGGCAATCCATGTCTTCCAAGGGGTAATGGTAACTAGTGCCACTCCTTTCTCCCACGGTGGGAACTTCCACAATAGGCCCTCTCTGTAAATTGACACGTGCAGCTTGGTCAACACATGGTGACTTACTTTTCTCAGAACCACTTTCCTCGGTGCTAGGCTGAGATTGAATTTCAAATGCATCAGATGACGGAGCTCCAGAAGTTGCGGAAAGAACAGCGAGCAAATCCAAGGTCGAAGGTGAAGAAGCGTTTTCCATCACTTGATTCTGATTTTCAGAGGATGAACGGTTATGAACACTTGTGTTGCTACTTTTCGCAACAGGCAACTTCATTGCTACGTCTGCTGGTAAGGGaagtgaatttattttattaagaaTCTGCATGAGCTGATCCTTGTTGGGTACTGGTGAGAATTTCCCAATCTTGTCCTCAATGTTCCCTAATATTACACGAGACAGAATTCAGAAAAAGGTCAATTGTACACACGAGAGAAGTTAAAAGATCAGATTTCTAGTCCTACTTCTCAGCAAATAATAGAATTCCGCAAAACTCTTTCTACTTTGAGCTCGTCGTGATTTCAAAAAGAACTTTTAACTTTTCTCTAGCTCTAACTGCATCATTTGTAAGATGTTAAAGCAAAAGTTATTTATCATATCACACTAGCAAGAATTTAGAAGTTttgatattataattatttgagGCCATTTATTTATTTCCTATATAATTGCTTAAGCCCAAGTATTCTTATGAAAGACCTCTTTACCTTGTGCACGAGCTAGAACTGCCAATAAACTGACAATATCAAGATCACAATTCACATTGTTGTTACGGTTGTCAGGAACTAACAGCCGTTGAGTGGTGTCATCTGGCTGAGTTTTCCTCCTCCTCCTGTTGTGCCCAGCAAGTCTGCGCCTACAGCTTCTCTTTCCCTCGTCAAATTCTGAAAGGGGGTGGAACCTGATAAAAAGGAATGAAGCCATTAACCTGTTGGCTCAATATGCccattacaaaataaaaaagcAAAACTGCCAGAGAATGAGATGAAAGTGCAGCCTTGCTTCAAAAGTCCTTGTTAAACGCTTTACAATTGATGTAAAATAGTAAAAACTCAACAGCTCAATTGAAGAATGCTACAAAATTGGCTCAACTGAGAGGTCGAATTACCAACCTGCTGCATTGCTGGCAAAACCTTTGCATCTGTTTCCCCACCAAAGCCTTACTGGCTTTGCTATGAACCTCACATACCTTGTGCCGTCGGTGATAGTCCTTGGCAGTAGACA comes from the Henckelia pumila isolate YLH828 chromosome 1, ASM3356847v2, whole genome shotgun sequence genome and includes:
- the LOC140874836 gene encoding squamosa promoter-binding-like protein 16; amino-acid sequence: MEDAGTQVASPIGIPQPHAGIFYNVHPMAKKRGPPFNPVNFVHQNPSDNWNPMSWDWDSTRFVAKQLQSDGILVGSDPRIQQDLPRSMDVQNSAQNSKNPDSTGERDENLMLKLGAGDGVGPSGSSGATNVVEPQAVPRPNKRVRAGSPGGANYPRCQVDNCKEDLSTAKDYHRRHKVCEVHSKASKALVGKQMQRFCQQCSRFHPLSEFDEGKRSCRRRLAGHNRRRRKTQPDDTTQRLLVPDNRNNNVNCDLDIVSLLAVLARAQGNIEDKIGKFSPVPNKDQLMQILNKINSLPLPADVAMKLPVAKSSNTSVHNRSSSENQNQVMENASSPSTLDLLAVLSATSGAPSSDAFEIQSQPSTEESGSEKSKSPCVDQAARVNLQRGPIVEVPTVGERSGTSYHYPLEDMDCHVEETPSLPLQLFSSSPEDDSGRKLQSGGKNCFSSASSNPSEGRSPMSSPPIVHDLFPVHTLKEAMKHDSLPSIRGNMKASMSNDCNTSLQLFGRSVRTNENGSIPSSPYNAGYSSSSGSDHSPSRLLSDVQDRTGRIVFKLFDKDPSHLPGSLRAQIFNWLSTTPSEMESYIRPGCIVLSIYLSMPSFAWEQFEKDLLQYVKSLVRGVDVDFWGNGRFLIHTERQMASHKDGNIRLCKSWRGWSTPELIWVSPVAVVGGQETSLLLRGKRLTAPGTKIYCSHPAGFNASLVPALSHQDSATDQLILGSLKVNLATPNTLSRCFIEVENNIRGTSFPVIIADDNICQELRLLEPDIVGSAEVHDVNHIRNRDRPLSREEALHFLNELGWLFQRKHNSTLLMSPEYKLSRMQFLLIFSVECDFCALVETLLGILVEFNLVRENLVRESLEMLAESHLLNKAVKRRCRRMVDLLINYSVFDSTNSSEMFIFVPNMAGPGGVTPLHLAACTSSADDIVDALTSDPKEIGLDCWNSLLDSNGLSPYAYALMRNNNSYNSLVAQKYAKRKLGQVSVSIDNEIVPFHLEVNKDKTIGSNLDEGERSCSRCALVARYGKRFPKSQGLLQPPFIHSLLVVAAVCVCVCVFLRVLPYLSSVAPFAWENLDYGAM